The Kribbella amoyensis genomic sequence GACTCGCGGGCTGGTGAGCCGGGTGGCCATCGCCTCGATCCGCCCAGGTTCGCGCTCCGACGCGCCCCCGGCCGCCTCGGCGGCCGGGGGGAAGGTGTACCGCCCGTACTCGTACTGGTTCTACCTGCCGTCCGCGGTGATCTACGGGGTGCTGTTTCTCGTCCCCAACTTCGCCTCCCTGTACTTCAGCCTGACCCGGTGGAGCCTGTTCGAGTCCAAGTTCATCGGGCTGGACAACTTCAAGCTGTTCTTCCAGGAACCGGCCCTGGTCAAGGGCTTCACCAACACCCTCGTGTACGCCGTGGTCACGTCGGGGTCGAAGGTCGTCCTCGGCCTCCTGCTGGCGGTCCTGCTCACCTCGCAGATCGTTGCCCGCGGCTACCTACGGTCGGTGGTCTTCTTCCCGGTGCTGGTCTCGACCATCGGCGTCGGCCTGACCTTCACCGTGCTGATGAACCCCGAGCGCGGCCTGATCAACGGCGCGCTGAGCGTCGTCGGGATCGACGGCCCGGGCTGGCTGACCGATCCGAAGTGGGCGCTGCTGTCGGTGGCCGCGGTCGACGTCTGGAAGGGCGTCGGCCTGGCCACCCTGATCTACATCGCCGGCATCGTCTCGATCCCGCGCGAGTACGTCGAGGCCGCGCGCGTCGACGGCGCCGGGTCGTGGGAGACGTTCCGCCGGATCGTGCTGCCGCTGTCCCGGCCGGCCACGGTGACCGTGATCATCCTGTCGCTGATCGGCGGGCTGCGGTCGTTCGACCTGATCTGGGCGATGACCCGGGGCGGTCCCGGCTTCACCTCCGACGTGATCGCCTCGGTCATCTACAAGCAGTACCAGGCCGGCTTCTACGGCCTGTCGACGGCCGGGAACGTGGTGCTGTTCGTCGTGGTCACCGCGATCGTGCTGCCGTTGTCCTGGTTCCTCAACCGCCGGGAGGTGGACCTGTGAGCACCGCCGACCTCGTGAACCACCGGCCCGGCCGGAACTACCTGCTCAGCGCGGTCGCGATCGTCTCGTCGATCGTGGTGTTCGTCGTCCCGTTCGCGTTCATCCTGCTGACCGCGGTCAAGGACCGGCAGCAGTCCGCGGACCTCGACTTCTCCTGGCCGCACCAGTTCCGGTTCGTGCAGAACTTCATCGAGGTGGTCGAGGCCCGCGACTACATGCTGGTGATCGCCTTCATCAACAGCACGATCCTCACCGTCGCCAGTGTCACCGGGATGGTGGTGCTGGCCGCGATGGCCGGGTTCGTGCTGCAACGCCGCAAGAGCCGGTGGAATCCGATGATCAACTTTCTGGTGCTGTCCGGCCTGATCATCCCGCCCGCCGTGGTGCCGACGATCTGGGTACTGCAGAAGTTCGGGCTGTTCCGGACCATGCCGGGGCTGATCCTGATCGAGATCGCGTTCGGGCTGTCGTTCTGCATCCTGCTGTTCCGGGCGTTCGTCGCGACCATCCCGAGGGAGCTGGACGAGGCGGCCGTCATCGACGGGGCCGGGCCGTTGCGGTTGTTCTTCGGCGTCGTCTTCCCGCTGCTGCGCTCGGTGATCGTGACCGTCGTCGTGGTCCAGTCGGTCACCGTGTTCAACGACTTCGTGAACCCGCTGTACTTCCTGCCCGGCGACAAGAACGCCACCGTCCAGCTCACCCTCTACAACTTCTCCAGCCAGTACTCCACCCAGTACAACCTGCTCTTCATGAACATCCTGCTGATCACGATCCCGCCGCTGATCATGTTCCTATTCTTCAACCGGCAGATCGTGGCCGGCATGACGTCCGGCGCCGTGAAGGGCTGATCAGGCCGGTTTGCGGACCAGCAGGTACGCCTGCGGGAGCTGGTCGATGCTGCTCGGGGCCGTGGTCGTCGTCGACACCTCGACGAACCCGGCCCCGGCCAGCAGCCCCGCGATCACGTCCGGCTGGTACCGGTAGACGTCGAGCGACAGCGGATGCCCGTACCCCTGGTCCAGGTGCCGCGTGCCCTCGCCGATCTTGAACCCGTGCAGCAGCAGCCCACCCGGCCGCACCACCCGGAAGAGCTCGCCGAACACCCGCGGCAGGTCCTCGGCCGGCGTGTGCACCAGGGAGTACCAGGCGAGCGCACCGGCGAGCTCGTTGTCGGGCAGGTCCAGGTCGAGCAACGAACCCTGCTCGAACCGCAGCTCGGGATGCGCCGCCCTTGCGACCTCGACCATCCCGCTCGACAGGTCCACCCCGAACGCGTCCACGCCCAGCCCGGCCAGGTACGTCGTCACGTGCCCGGGACCGCAGCCCAGATCGCCGACCGGTCCCCCGCCACCCTCGGCCACCAGGTCGGCGAGCAGCCCCATCATCGCCCGCTGGAACGGGTCCGCGATGAAGAGCGGCTCGACGATCTTGTAGTAGTCGGCGGCGACGGTGTCGTAGGAGGCGCGGGTGGAGTCGAGGTAGGAGGTCATGGCCGAGGACCCTAGAACCCGGCACCGACAGTTGGCGCTGGCGACTCAGAGCAGTGTGGGCAGCCGCTCGGCGAGTACCTCGTAGTCGTGGAGGCTGTTGTACGCGTGCGCCGACAACCGGATGTACGTCCGGCCGTCGAACCCGGTCAGGGTGATCTCGGCCTTGAGCTCACGGGATGCGCGGATCTTCACCGACTCGGCCTCCCCCGGGGTCGCGACCCCCGAGAACGGCAGCTCGACCAGGCGCATCGTCGCGGCCGGGCTCGCGATGTCGGGGATCCCGGTGCCGAGCGCCTTGGCGAGGACGCGGGCGCCTTCGTCGATCAACCCGGACAGCTGGGTCCGGCGCTCGGGCCACTGCAACTCGGCGAGGACCCGCACCGACTCCGGCGCCGCGATCCAGGGCACGTAGTCGTACGTCCCCTGCATGTCGAACCGCTCCGGCAGGCGCTCGTCGTACTCGGACCAGGACACGATCAGCGGCATCGTCGCGGTCCGCCACTTCTCCGCGACCACCAGGCCGGCGGTACCACGGGGTGCGGCCGGCCACTTGTGGAAGTTCCCGGTCCAGAAGTCGGCGCCGTCCTCCGCGGGTGCGTCGAGCAGCGCCGGAGCATGGGCGCCGTCGACGATCACCGGGATGCGGCCGCCGCACGCCTCGACCAGGCGGCGGATCGGGAACACCATCGCGGTCGCCGAACTGATCTGGTCCACGATCAGCCCCGCGGTCCGCTCGTCCAGCGCCGCGGAGATCGTCGCGACCACGGTGTCGTCGTCGGCCTCCAACGGGATGTCGACCACCACGATCTCGGCTCCGCGGGCCCGGCAGAACCGCTCCGCGGCGTACCGGACCGCGCCGTACGCGTGGTTGGTCAGCACGATCCGGCTGCCGGCCGGGATCGGGATTGTGGCCAGCGCCGCCGTGACGCCGGCGCTCGCGTTCGGAACCAGGGCGAACCCGGCGGGATCGGTACCGAGGAAGCCGGCCAGCTCGAGCCGGCTGGTGGTCAGCCGGTCGGCCACCGAGCGGAACCACACCATCGGGTTCGCGTCGGCCTCGGTGCGCAGCCGGGCCATCAGCTCCTGCGTCCGGCGCGGCACGGCGCCGTACGAACCATGGTTGAGATGGAGCACCTCGGGTTCGAGGGTCCACAGGTCGGGGCGGGGGTTGAGAAGCGTCACCACCCAAACGGTACATACTTTCCGATGTGTACCCGTACCTCGTCCACGACGGCCCGATCGCCATGGCCCACCGCGGCGGCGCCCTGCACCCCGACAACCTGGGGTACGAGAACTCGATGCACGCCTTCGCCCACGCGGTGAAACTCGGGTACCACTACCTGGAAACCGACCTGCACGCCACCAGCGACGGCGTCGTGGTCGCCTTCCACGATCACCGCCTCGACCGCGTCACCGACAGCACCGGCGTCATCGCCGACCTGCCCTGGTCCGAAGTGAGCAAAGCCCGCATCAACGGCCACGAGCCGATCCCGCTGCTCGCCGAGGTGCTGGACGCCTTCCCCGAGGTCAAGCTCAACCTCGACATCAAAGCCGACAACGGCGTCCTCCCGGCCGCCGAGGTGATCCGCGCGGCCGGGGCGCTCGACCGCGTGTGCGTGTCGTCCTTCAGCCAAGCCAGAGTCCGCCAGATCCGCCGCGAACTGGGTCCCCGCCTGGCGACAGGGCTGGGCCAGCAGGAGATCGCCCGGCTGAGGTTCACCCCGTTCCCGGTGAACTCCGCGGGCGCCTGCCTGCAGATCCCCGAGGTCTACGGCCGCCTGCGGGTCCTCACCCCAGGCCTGCTGAAAAGAGCCCACGCCCTCGGCAAACAGGTCCACGTCTGGACGGTGGACGACCCAGCCGACATGCACCGCCTCCTCGACCAAGGAGTAGACGGCCTCATCACCGACCGAACAGACCTCCTCCGCCAAGTCCTCCAAGCCCGAAACCAATGGACGTAAGTACCGACCGCGCCCGCTACGTGGTTCTCAAAGGTGTTGGTTGTAGTGGTTGTCGAGGGCTGTGGCTCGGGTTTGGAGGGAATGGATCAGCCAGGCTGGGGCTAGCGGCTGGGCGTCGGTGGCAAGCTGCCAGAGAGCCCACTCGGCGTGTCTCTTGTCTTGGAAGGTGACCTCCAGAACAAGCCGGCCGTCATCTTCGAGGCTTTCGGAGAGGACAGCCAAGGCGGTACGAACAAGCTGCTCGCGGCGCGCCGGGTTCAGCCGGAGCTTCACCGCCACCTGGTCGCCGCCGGTGCGAAACCGGGTGCTCCTCTCCTGCCACGCTCGCTCCAGGTCGATCCTTTCCGGGCGTTCGGCCAGCTCGTCGAGCTCCTCGGCCGCCTGCACCCGCGACAGCCGGTACGTGCGGTCCTCGCCCGCCTTCGTCGCCAGGAGATAGCCCTGCTGCCGGACAGTCACCAGCCCGATCGGGTCCACCGTCCTCCACGTCGCCTCCTGACCCACAGCCGCGTACCGGAGCCGGAGCCGATGACCCGCGAACACCGCCCGCCGGATCTCCCCCACCACCGGATCAGGCAGTTCCTCCTCGACAACCTGACGGCGGGACAGGAGGTCGGTCTCGGGGTCGATGAGCAGCCGCTGGACCGCACCCGCCGCGGTGGCGCGTTGCTCTTCCGGGAGAGCGTCGAGGATCTTGAGCATCGCCGAGGCAAGAGCTGATCCGAGGCCGAAGACCTGAGCGCCTCGTCGGGATCCGGCGACCAGCAACGCAAGCGCCTCGTCGTGATTCAGCCCGGTCAGCTCGGTCTGGAACCCGGGCAACAACTCGAACCCGCCGTACCGCCCCCGCTCGGCGTACACCGGTATCCCGGCCGCGGACAGCGCCTCGATGTCGCGCAGCACCGTCCGCGTGGACACCTCCAGCTCGCGGGCCAACGTGGCCGCGGACAACCGACCGCGTTGACGCAGGAGCAGCACCAGCGAGACCAGCCGATCGGCACGCATCCGGAAACCCTACCGGCATACACGACACAGGGTGTCGTGAATCGTTGCCAGGCTTTCAGCACCAACAGCAACGCACCGAATGGAGCTGAAATGGCAGTGGAACGTACCGCGGTCAACCCGTGGCCGTGGTCGGTGGAGCTCGGGTACAACCAGGCAGAGGTGGTCACCGGGCACACCCGGACCCTGTACTGCTCCGGGCAGACCGCGATGAGCGCCGAAGGCAAACCGCAGCACCCGGACGACCTGGCGGCCCAGTTGGCCCTGAGCCTCGACAACCTGGAGACCGTACTCGGCGACGCCGGCCTGTCCCTCCCGAACGTCGTCCGGCTGACCGTCTACACCACGGACGTGGACCTGCTCTTCCAGCACTACGGCGTCCTGGCGTCGCGGTTGGGCCGCGTCGGCGTCGCACCGCCCACCACGATGCTCGGGGTGACCCGGCTCGCGCTCCCCGACCTGCTGGTCGAGCTCGAGGCCACCGCTGTCGCCTGACGTGAGGCCCCACCGCCGGCAGTCGGCAACACCGTCCGCCCCGAGCTACTGAAGTGTTATCGGGGATGTCACCTGCCGGCGGTTCGACCTGTCAGACTTCCGCGCATGGGATTGCTCTCCGCTCCGGCTGCGGTCGACTCGCGTGAGTACTGGGGCTTCAGCCTGTACGACTGGGCCAACTCCGGCTACGTCACCACCACCGGCACCGTGCTCTTCGCCCCGTACCTCACCTCGGTCGCCGAGACCGCCGCGTGCGGGCGGGTCGGAACGACCGACAATCCCTGCCGCACCAACCTGGAGATCCTCGGGCTCGGCGTCTCCCCCGGGTCGCTCGCGTTCTACGTCGTGACCGTCGCGACCCTGGTGTCCGCGCTCTTCCTGCCCGTGGTCGGCGCGATCGCGGACCGGACGCCGCGGAAGAAGCTGCTGATGTGCGGGTTCGCCTGGACCGGCGCGCTGGCCGCGAGCTGCATGGTGTTCGTCGCCGACGGCCGGTGGGCGCTCGGGGCGCTGTTGCTGTTCATCGGCAACCTGTGTCTGGGGTCCTCGCTGGTCGTCTACGACTCGATCTTGATCGACATCGCTCCACCCGACGACCGCGACGACGTGTCCTCGCGGGCGTGGGCGCTAGGGTACCTCGGTGGGTTCATCCTGCTCGCGATCAACCTCGGCGTCGTCACCGCGCACGACGCGCTCGGGATGAGCCAGAGCACCGCGGTCCGGTTGAGTCTGCTCAGTGCGGGGTTGTGGTGGGGCCTGTTCACGTTCATCCCGTTCGTGCGGCTCCGCAACCGTCCACCCGCCGCCGTCGTCCCGGTCCGTAGCGGCAGCCTGGTCCGGCAGAGCTTCGGCCAGCTCGCGGCCACGCTGAGGCACCTGCGCGCGTACCCGATGACGCTGCTGTTCCTGGTCGCGTACCTGTTCTTCAACGACGGGATCCAGACCGTCATCTCGGTCTCGTCCACCTACGGCGAGAAGCAGCTCGGGTTCGAGACGCAGGTGCTGATCGCGACGATCCTGCTGGTTCAGCTCGTCGCGTTCTTCGGCGCGCTCGCGTTCGGCCGGTTCGCCCGCCGGTACGGGTCGCAGCGCACGATCATGGGCGGCCTGGTCGTCTGGATGCTGATCGTGATCGCCGGATTCCTGCTGCCGGCCGGCCAGATCGTGCCGTTCCTCGCGATGGGCGTCGCGATCGGCATCGTCCTCGGCGGCACCCAGGCGCTGTCCCGGTCCGCGTTCAGCCAGTTGATCCCGAAGGGCCGCGAGGCGGAGTACTTCAGCCTGTACCAGGCCGGCGAGCGCGGTACCTCCTGGCTCGGCACCCTGGTCTTCGGCCTGGTCCACCAGATCACCGGTTCGTACCGCCCCGCGATCGTTGCCCTCGGCCTCTTCTTCCTGGTCGGCCTGGTCCTGCTCACCCGCGTCGACATGCGCCGCGGCATCGCCGAAGCCGGCAACACCCAACCGACCCTGGTCTGACCGGGCGGACCTCCAGCACTCATCAAGTCCACGGTGCAGTCGGGTTCCACGCTGGACGGAGGCCGACCACGGCATCCGCCCAGCGGTTGGGGAGTGGTGGAGGTCCGGGCCTCAGCGCGGTGACGCCGACGGGTTCGGGGTCCGGCCGAAGCCGCCGGCCGGGAGGTTGCCCTGCCGGATCGTGCGGGCGGTCAGGGTGCCGTCGGTGGTTTCGCCGCTGACGACGACCTGCTGGCCGGTCTTCAGGTCGGCCGCGGTGCCCTTGCTGGTGATCTCGTACGCCGTGTCGCCGGTGATCTTGACGGTCACGTCGCCGTTCTGGGTCTTCACCACCACCTGCTGGCCGGTCGCCGACACCACGGTCCCGATCGCCGCGTTCCCCCCTTGGCCACCCGGACCCTGGCCCGGACCGCCGCCTTGGCCGCGGAAGGTGCCGTACCCACCGAGGCCGCGACCGCCCGCTTGGGGCTGGGCCGAGTCGGAGGCGAACGCCGCGTGCAGGCCGGCGCCGCCGGCGAGACCGACCGCGAGGACGACGATCCCGGTCAGGATCGCGGTCGCCAGCGGCAGGTTGAGCGTCTGCTTCGGGCGCAGGGCGGCGTCGACCTCCTCGTCGGAGCCGATCTGGGCGAAATCGTCCGGGGACTGCGAGCTCATGGCTGGACCTTTCTCATTCGTGACGGAGGGCGTCGATGGGACGGAGACCGGCGGCCCGGTGCGCGGGCATGCTGCCGAAGAACAACCCGACGGCCGCGGACACGCCGAACGCGAGCGCGATCGACGACGGCACCAGCGCGGGCTGCACCCCGGCCAGCTGGAACCGGCTGACCACCAGCGCGGCGGCCACGCCGACCGCGCCGCCGAGCAGACTCAGCAAGGTGGCCTCGATCAGGAACTGGCCGAGGATCGCCCGCCGCCGCGCACCGAGCGCCTTGCGGATCCCGATCTCCCGGGTCCGTTCGGTGACCGTGACGAGCATGATGTTGGTGACCCCGATGCCGCCGACGATCAGGCTGATCGCGGCGACCGTGGCCAGCAGCGCGGTGAAGGTCGCCGCGGTGTCCTGGCTGGTCTGCAGGATCTGCGCGGAGTTGGTGATCCGGAACGGCGAGGGCTGGTTCGCCGGGACCTGGTGCCGGGCTGCGAGCAACTGGGTCACCTCGGCCTGGGCCAGGTCGACCCGGTCCTTGCCGGCCGCCTGGACGACCAGCTGGCTCAGTGCGCCGTACCCGGCCTGGGTCGCGCGCAGCGTGCTGATCGGCACGATCACGGCCGCGTTCGGATCGGCGAATCCGGTGCTGTCCTTGCTCGCCAGCACCCCGAGCACGGTGAAGTCGATCGCCCCCAGCTTGACCGTCTGGCCGACCGCGGCCGCCGGCCGGCCGAACAACTCCGACGCCGCCGTCTGACCGAGCAGGACCACGCGCCGGGACGAGTCCACGTCCTGCTGGGTGAACGAGCGGCCGGACCCGACCGGCGTGTTCGTGGCCGGCAGGTACTCCGGGGTCGTCCCGATCACCTGGTTGACGGTGTAGCTGGTGTCGCCGTTGGTCGCCGTACCGGAGCTCGTCATCACCGGCGCGACCGCGGCCACGTCGGGGGCGAGCCGCCGATCGGCCAGTGCTTCGGCGTCCTCCATCGACAGGGCGTACTGCTGCGCCGACGGGCCGGCCTGGCCGCGGACGAACCCGCCGCCCCCTCCCGTGGTCGAGACGGTGAGCAGGTTCGTCCCCATCGCCTCCAGCCGATCCTGCACCGCCTTCCCCGAACCGTTGCCAACCGCAACGAGGACGATGACCGCGCCGACGCCGATGGCGACCCCGAGTACGGTCAGCAGAGAGCGGAGCTTGTTCGCCCCGAGACCACGCAGCGCGGCCCCGAACAGATCGCGAGGTGACATCAGCGGGTCACCTCGTCGGCGACGATCCGGCCGTCGGACACCTGGATCAGCCGGCGCGCCCGCCGGGCCACCTCGTCCTCGTGCGTGATCACCACGACCGTGCGGCCGTCGGCGTTCAGCTCGTCGAACATGCCGAGCACCTCGTCGGTGGAGCGCGCATCCAGGTTCCCGGTCGGCTCGTCGGCCAGCAGGATCCGGGGGCCGGTTGCCAGCGCCCGGGCGATCGCTACCCGCTGCTGCTGACCACCGGACAGCTCATTCGGCCGGTGGTCCTCGCGATCGGCCAGGCCGACCAGTTCGAGTGCGCGACGAGCCCGCTGCCGCCGGTCGGTCCGGCGCAGGTGTGCGTACGTCAGCGGCAGCTCGACGTTCGCGAGCGCCGTGGTCCTTGGGATCAGGTTGAACGACTGGAAGACGAACCCGATCTTGCGGCCGCGGACGAGCGCTTGCTGATCCTCCGACAACCGGGCCACGTTCGTCCCGTCCAGCCAGTACTCGCCGCGGCTGGGGACGTCGAGACAGCCGAGGATGTTCATCAGCGTGGACTTGCCGGAGCCGGACGACCCCATCACCGCGACGTACTCGCCGGACCGGACCCGCAGCGACACCCCGCGCAGCGCGTGCACCGCGGTCTCGCCGGCTCCGTAGGTCTTGGTGACGTCCTTGATCTCGATCAGGGCGTCACCGGCCACGGTTCGCTCCCCCACCAAAGCCGCCCTGCCCGCCAC encodes the following:
- a CDS encoding carbohydrate ABC transporter permease; the protein is MSTADLVNHRPGRNYLLSAVAIVSSIVVFVVPFAFILLTAVKDRQQSADLDFSWPHQFRFVQNFIEVVEARDYMLVIAFINSTILTVASVTGMVVLAAMAGFVLQRRKSRWNPMINFLVLSGLIIPPAVVPTIWVLQKFGLFRTMPGLILIEIAFGLSFCILLFRAFVATIPRELDEAAVIDGAGPLRLFFGVVFPLLRSVIVTVVVVQSVTVFNDFVNPLYFLPGDKNATVQLTLYNFSSQYSTQYNLLFMNILLITIPPLIMFLFFNRQIVAGMTSGAVKG
- a CDS encoding helix-turn-helix transcriptional regulator is translated as MRADRLVSLVLLLRQRGRLSAATLARELEVSTRTVLRDIEALSAAGIPVYAERGRYGGFELLPGFQTELTGLNHDEALALLVAGSRRGAQVFGLGSALASAMLKILDALPEEQRATAAGAVQRLLIDPETDLLSRRQVVEEELPDPVVGEIRRAVFAGHRLRLRYAAVGQEATWRTVDPIGLVTVRQQGYLLATKAGEDRTYRLSRVQAAEELDELAERPERIDLERAWQERSTRFRTGGDQVAVKLRLNPARREQLVRTALAVLSESLEDDGRLVLEVTFQDKRHAEWALWQLATDAQPLAPAWLIHSLQTRATALDNHYNQHL
- a CDS encoding ABC transporter ATP-binding protein produces the protein MAGDALIEIKDVTKTYGAGETAVHALRGVSLRVRSGEYVAVMGSSGSGKSTLMNILGCLDVPSRGEYWLDGTNVARLSEDQQALVRGRKIGFVFQSFNLIPRTTALANVELPLTYAHLRRTDRRQRARRALELVGLADREDHRPNELSGGQQQRVAIARALATGPRILLADEPTGNLDARSTDEVLGMFDELNADGRTVVVITHEDEVARRARRLIQVSDGRIVADEVTR
- a CDS encoding aminotransferase class V-fold PLP-dependent enzyme, which translates into the protein MTLLNPRPDLWTLEPEVLHLNHGSYGAVPRRTQELMARLRTEADANPMVWFRSVADRLTTSRLELAGFLGTDPAGFALVPNASAGVTAALATIPIPAGSRIVLTNHAYGAVRYAAERFCRARGAEIVVVDIPLEADDDTVVATISAALDERTAGLIVDQISSATAMVFPIRRLVEACGGRIPVIVDGAHAPALLDAPAEDGADFWTGNFHKWPAAPRGTAGLVVAEKWRTATMPLIVSWSEYDERLPERFDMQGTYDYVPWIAAPESVRVLAELQWPERRTQLSGLIDEGARVLAKALGTGIPDIASPAATMRLVELPFSGVATPGEAESVKIRASRELKAEITLTGFDGRTYIRLSAHAYNSLHDYEVLAERLPTLL
- a CDS encoding DUF5666 domain-containing protein: MSSQSPDDFAQIGSDEEVDAALRPKQTLNLPLATAILTGIVVLAVGLAGGAGLHAAFASDSAQPQAGGRGLGGYGTFRGQGGGPGQGPGGQGGNAAIGTVVSATGQQVVVKTQNGDVTVKITGDTAYEITSKGTAADLKTGQQVVVSGETTDGTLTARTIRQGNLPAGGFGRTPNPSASPR
- a CDS encoding glycerophosphodiester phosphodiesterase, whose protein sequence is MYPYLVHDGPIAMAHRGGALHPDNLGYENSMHAFAHAVKLGYHYLETDLHATSDGVVVAFHDHRLDRVTDSTGVIADLPWSEVSKARINGHEPIPLLAEVLDAFPEVKLNLDIKADNGVLPAAEVIRAAGALDRVCVSSFSQARVRQIRRELGPRLATGLGQQEIARLRFTPFPVNSAGACLQIPEVYGRLRVLTPGLLKRAHALGKQVHVWTVDDPADMHRLLDQGVDGLITDRTDLLRQVLQARNQWT
- a CDS encoding Rid family hydrolase — translated: MERTAVNPWPWSVELGYNQAEVVTGHTRTLYCSGQTAMSAEGKPQHPDDLAAQLALSLDNLETVLGDAGLSLPNVVRLTVYTTDVDLLFQHYGVLASRLGRVGVAPPTTMLGVTRLALPDLLVELEATAVA
- a CDS encoding MFS transporter, with the protein product MGLLSAPAAVDSREYWGFSLYDWANSGYVTTTGTVLFAPYLTSVAETAACGRVGTTDNPCRTNLEILGLGVSPGSLAFYVVTVATLVSALFLPVVGAIADRTPRKKLLMCGFAWTGALAASCMVFVADGRWALGALLLFIGNLCLGSSLVVYDSILIDIAPPDDRDDVSSRAWALGYLGGFILLAINLGVVTAHDALGMSQSTAVRLSLLSAGLWWGLFTFIPFVRLRNRPPAAVVPVRSGSLVRQSFGQLAATLRHLRAYPMTLLFLVAYLFFNDGIQTVISVSSTYGEKQLGFETQVLIATILLVQLVAFFGALAFGRFARRYGSQRTIMGGLVVWMLIVIAGFLLPAGQIVPFLAMGVAIGIVLGGTQALSRSAFSQLIPKGREAEYFSLYQAGERGTSWLGTLVFGLVHQITGSYRPAIVALGLFFLVGLVLLTRVDMRRGIAEAGNTQPTLV
- a CDS encoding class I SAM-dependent methyltransferase, with the translated sequence MTSYLDSTRASYDTVAADYYKIVEPLFIADPFQRAMMGLLADLVAEGGGGPVGDLGCGPGHVTTYLAGLGVDAFGVDLSSGMVEVARAAHPELRFEQGSLLDLDLPDNELAGALAWYSLVHTPAEDLPRVFGELFRVVRPGGLLLHGFKIGEGTRHLDQGYGHPLSLDVYRYQPDVIAGLLAGAGFVEVSTTTTAPSSIDQLPQAYLLVRKPA
- a CDS encoding ABC transporter permease; this translates as MSPRDLFGAALRGLGANKLRSLLTVLGVAIGVGAVIVLVAVGNGSGKAVQDRLEAMGTNLLTVSTTGGGGGFVRGQAGPSAQQYALSMEDAEALADRRLAPDVAAVAPVMTSSGTATNGDTSYTVNQVIGTTPEYLPATNTPVGSGRSFTQQDVDSSRRVVLLGQTAASELFGRPAAAVGQTVKLGAIDFTVLGVLASKDSTGFADPNAAVIVPISTLRATQAGYGALSQLVVQAAGKDRVDLAQAEVTQLLAARHQVPANQPSPFRITNSAQILQTSQDTAATFTALLATVAAISLIVGGIGVTNIMLVTVTERTREIGIRKALGARRRAILGQFLIEATLLSLLGGAVGVAAALVVSRFQLAGVQPALVPSSIALAFGVSAAVGLFFGSMPAHRAAGLRPIDALRHE
- a CDS encoding carbohydrate ABC transporter permease; this translates as MAIASIRPGSRSDAPPAASAAGGKVYRPYSYWFYLPSAVIYGVLFLVPNFASLYFSLTRWSLFESKFIGLDNFKLFFQEPALVKGFTNTLVYAVVTSGSKVVLGLLLAVLLTSQIVARGYLRSVVFFPVLVSTIGVGLTFTVLMNPERGLINGALSVVGIDGPGWLTDPKWALLSVAAVDVWKGVGLATLIYIAGIVSIPREYVEAARVDGAGSWETFRRIVLPLSRPATVTVIILSLIGGLRSFDLIWAMTRGGPGFTSDVIASVIYKQYQAGFYGLSTAGNVVLFVVVTAIVLPLSWFLNRREVDL